TCGACCGCCGGCCGGTCGATCACCTCGATAGTCAGCCCCTCGCTCATGTCGTCCGTGTACTCGTGAAGTCTCGCTGCTTCCATGGTACCACTAGACACTTGGTTCTGATCTAACAAATAGATCGGTCCGCGCGCGAGCGTCGCTTCAGAACGGTGCGTCGGGATCTGCGGGGGCGTCGCTCGTCTCGATCGGGCCGTCCCAGCCGGTGAGCCCCTCCGCGAGACTCTCGACCGGTGTCTCCTCGATCCCCTCGTAGGACTGAATGAGCCGGGCGGCCTGGACGCTGGACTTGCCGTGGGGGCAGACCGTCACGATCCGCTCGGGGTCGTCGTCGAGTTCGTCGACGCGGTCGACAAGCTGTGGGAAGGGGATGTTCCGGCTGCCGGGGATGTGTCCTCGCTCGAACGCCGAAGACGCTCTAATATCTACGATCTCGACGTCGTCGTCCTCGTCGAGGAGCGACTGGAGTTCGTCGACGTGAATCTCGCCGTCCATACGAGACAGTGCGAACTGCCCGGATAAACCTCCTCTGGAATCTCTGC
The Halapricum salinum genome window above contains:
- a CDS encoding rhodanese-like domain-containing protein, with translation MDGEIHVDELQSLLDEDDDVEIVDIRASSAFERGHIPGSRNIPFPQLVDRVDELDDDPERIVTVCPHGKSSVQAARLIQSYEGIEETPVESLAEGLTGWDGPIETSDAPADPDAPF